The Bremerella alba genome includes a window with the following:
- a CDS encoding ATP-dependent Clp protease proteolytic subunit — MAKSQKSDSSDDSQREEEAGPQEIVISGEFGEACTEIYEKILEVPVEGECTLYFDSPGGSSYAAIGLVSLLRIRKIQATGIVIGECSSAALWPFAACKKRYVTPWSVLLFHPMRWQSDENIPVTEAAEWVRHYNHLNSEMDSLLASLFKTKPELIAQWTHPGRFVTGAELAETGLAELIELF, encoded by the coding sequence ATGGCGAAGTCTCAAAAGTCGGACAGTTCCGACGATTCCCAGCGTGAAGAAGAAGCTGGTCCGCAAGAGATCGTAATCTCTGGCGAGTTCGGCGAGGCGTGTACCGAAATCTACGAGAAAATCCTGGAAGTTCCTGTTGAAGGAGAATGTACCCTTTATTTCGACTCTCCAGGTGGCAGTTCCTATGCGGCAATTGGTTTGGTGAGCCTTCTTCGTATTCGCAAGATTCAAGCCACCGGCATTGTCATCGGTGAATGCTCTTCGGCTGCCCTGTGGCCATTTGCCGCGTGCAAGAAGCGTTATGTGACACCTTGGAGTGTTCTCTTGTTTCATCCGATGCGTTGGCAAAGCGACGAGAACATCCCGGTTACCGAGGCCGCCGAGTGGGTACGGCATTACAATCATCTTAATTCAGAAATGGACTCATTGTTGGCAAGCCTTTTCAAAACCAAGCCTGAGTTGATTGCTCAGTGGACGCATCCTGGCCGGTTCGTAACCGGGGCAGAACTAGCTGAGACGGGGCTTGCCGAACTAATCGAGCTTTTCTGA
- a CDS encoding sugar phosphate isomerase/epimerase family protein, producing the protein MESSSKFTRRNWMLGTAGLAAAGVVAESSDAAQPIADRSAPKFKLSLAAYSYRKLLQDANSGVTLKTFIDDCAAMQLDGTELTSYYFPQDVDADFLYDLKSHAFRQGLSVSGTAIRNDFGYPPGEKRDKQIAHTKTWIENAAKLGAPVIRVFAGHQKKDISAEQTHRLMVDGLAEVCEFAGKHGVFLALENHGGPTATAEGLLKLVHDVESDWFGVNLDSGNFHSDDIYGELAQVAPYALNTQIKVVVSGPDKKKVPTDFKRVFDILSEANYRGFVVLEYEEDKDPREECPKFIEVLREAMG; encoded by the coding sequence ATGGAATCATCGTCGAAATTCACTCGCCGGAACTGGATGTTGGGAACCGCTGGCCTCGCAGCAGCAGGCGTCGTGGCCGAATCTTCCGACGCTGCGCAGCCGATCGCCGATCGAAGTGCTCCGAAGTTTAAACTTAGTCTAGCCGCCTACAGCTACCGTAAACTACTGCAAGACGCCAACTCGGGAGTCACGTTAAAGACCTTTATCGACGACTGCGCCGCGATGCAGCTGGATGGGACCGAGCTGACTTCCTATTACTTCCCCCAAGACGTCGATGCCGACTTCCTCTACGACCTGAAATCTCATGCGTTTCGCCAAGGCCTCAGCGTATCAGGCACGGCCATCAGAAACGACTTTGGGTATCCGCCCGGTGAGAAACGCGACAAGCAGATTGCCCACACCAAGACTTGGATTGAAAATGCCGCCAAGCTCGGGGCACCTGTCATTCGCGTTTTTGCCGGACACCAAAAGAAAGACATCTCAGCCGAACAAACGCATCGCTTGATGGTCGACGGTTTGGCCGAGGTATGCGAGTTTGCTGGAAAGCACGGCGTATTTCTAGCCCTGGAGAATCACGGCGGCCCAACGGCAACCGCTGAAGGATTACTCAAACTAGTACACGACGTCGAAAGCGATTGGTTCGGAGTGAACCTCGACTCAGGCAATTTCCATAGCGACGATATCTACGGAGAGTTGGCCCAGGTTGCTCCCTATGCGTTGAATACCCAGATCAAAGTCGTCGTCTCAGGCCCCGACAAAAAGAAAGTTCCCACGGACTTTAAGCGTGTCTTTGACATCCTAAGTGAAGCCAACTATCGCGGCTTCGTCGTCTTGGAATATGAAGAAGACAAAGATCCTCGCGAAGAATGCCCTAAATTCATCGAGGTGCTTCGCGAAGCGATGGGTTAG
- a CDS encoding DUF1598 domain-containing protein: MLNLIRAGMVASLILALSMHTSFCQTAYGQEESNSNTTLSKVQAFSQVGEFSRAFEQIDKVEDAELRDQAHSTIARMQMKAGLIRAAVETASYIADDMNRSEVLSEASSVRNQSPMARGGGVTPDFDQLIDLITTTVEPESWEELGGPGSLAPFPTGVYVDSEGTLKRVTKLSNDSLLSGIHDSAKIVAANQDLLTQSALRKVSLTRLEKEAQLRWAIGRDPTDTMRNMAGIYEVKYLLVYPDTGEIVISGPAGPWHTNAEGRHVNVSTGRPVLQLDDLVVLLRNAIEKNGKFGCAITPKQHSLKSAQEYIDATSDKPLHPRLRDQWLEGLRKSVGKQDITVHGVAPETRVGQIIVEADYHMKRIGMGLEDGTAGVPSYLEMVTIPPGGSPPPMDVLRWWFTLDYRNISVTKTGDAFALQGPGVKVLSENEHLDAQGQRIHTNTSTALNATFARNFSTNYPALAVKYPIYAELKNVFDLAMISSLIEKERLADQVDWNMTHFGPDGGYEVTTGSAPKVVDTIMNMRVIDKRFIIAGVSGGVSFDPSGMLTEEKTSVDEYGLMTAEREASNIPKSIKHHSWWWD, translated from the coding sequence GTGCTCAACCTTATCCGGGCGGGGATGGTGGCAAGTCTTATTCTTGCTCTGTCGATGCATACTTCCTTCTGCCAAACAGCTTACGGCCAGGAAGAGTCCAACTCGAATACGACGTTAAGCAAAGTCCAGGCATTCAGCCAAGTGGGCGAATTCAGTCGCGCGTTCGAGCAAATCGATAAGGTCGAAGATGCAGAGCTTCGCGACCAAGCCCATTCAACCATTGCACGTATGCAAATGAAGGCCGGCCTGATCCGTGCGGCTGTCGAAACCGCTTCTTACATTGCGGACGATATGAATCGCTCTGAGGTTCTATCGGAAGCATCGTCCGTACGAAACCAATCCCCAATGGCCCGTGGTGGGGGGGTTACGCCAGACTTCGATCAGTTGATCGACTTGATTACGACTACCGTCGAGCCCGAAAGCTGGGAAGAGTTAGGCGGCCCCGGCTCCCTTGCCCCCTTCCCTACCGGCGTCTATGTCGACTCTGAGGGAACGCTGAAGCGGGTTACGAAGCTATCGAACGATTCGCTACTGTCAGGGATCCATGACTCCGCTAAGATCGTCGCCGCGAATCAAGATCTCTTGACGCAGTCGGCCTTGCGTAAGGTCTCGCTGACCCGGCTAGAAAAAGAAGCTCAGCTTCGATGGGCAATCGGTCGTGATCCAACAGACACCATGCGGAATATGGCTGGTATCTATGAAGTCAAGTATCTGCTTGTCTATCCCGACACAGGCGAAATCGTTATCTCTGGTCCGGCTGGTCCCTGGCACACCAACGCCGAAGGACGCCATGTCAACGTCTCGACAGGGCGTCCCGTGCTTCAGTTGGACGACTTGGTAGTCTTGCTCCGCAACGCCATCGAGAAAAACGGTAAGTTTGGTTGCGCGATCACACCGAAACAGCACAGCCTGAAGAGTGCCCAAGAGTACATCGACGCCACTTCCGACAAACCATTGCATCCTCGACTACGTGATCAATGGCTGGAAGGCCTGCGAAAATCCGTCGGCAAACAAGATATCACCGTGCATGGCGTCGCCCCAGAAACGCGGGTCGGCCAGATCATCGTTGAGGCCGACTACCATATGAAGCGCATTGGGATGGGCTTGGAAGACGGCACAGCCGGCGTTCCGAGCTACCTTGAAATGGTCACGATTCCTCCCGGCGGAAGCCCGCCTCCGATGGATGTCTTGCGGTGGTGGTTCACCCTTGATTACCGCAATATCAGCGTCACCAAAACGGGAGACGCATTCGCATTGCAAGGTCCCGGTGTGAAGGTATTAAGCGAAAATGAGCACCTCGACGCACAAGGCCAAAGAATCCATACTAACACCAGCACGGCGCTCAATGCCACGTTCGCCCGCAACTTCTCGACCAACTATCCCGCGCTCGCCGTGAAGTATCCGATTTATGCCGAGCTAAAGAACGTCTTTGATCTTGCGATGATTAGTTCGTTGATCGAAAAAGAGCGTCTAGCCGATCAAGTGGACTGGAACATGACACACTTTGGTCCCGACGGTGGTTACGAGGTAACGACTGGCTCGGCCCCCAAAGTCGTCGATACGATCATGAATATGCGAGTTATCGACAAGAGGTTCATCATCGCCGGCGTAAGTGGCGGTGTCAGCTTCGATCCTTCGGGGATGCTTACCGAAGAAAAGACCTCCGTCGACGAGTACGGGCTCATGACTGCGGAACGTGAAGCCAGCAATATCCCCAAGTCCATTAAGCATCATAGCTGGTGGTGGGACTAA
- a CDS encoding FAD:protein FMN transferase: MTSEEERLASRRNFLRGKIHSEEAAKTEAVPKTGLSSAASTAPGAYLIQLTRKAMACQFEVYLNAVGPGTETEAGVAALDLVTELEQQLSAYRYDSEICMLGATAYLRPQVVESRLFELLELAVQLYRDTNGAFDITAGPLIKAWGFFDREGKVPGEADLASAMSLIGSNRLTLDETHRTILFEKEEVELNLGSIGKGYALDRCREQLCEAGVADFLVHGGTSSVLAQGVRRDGTQRDGWEVGVPHPLRPDRRIGTVHLKDEALGTSGAAFQAFFHEGKKYGHVLDPRTGQPATSVLSATVIASSAALADALATACYVMGPEETEALLTKYPDVSVLLVKEGRRRGGVETILLGDMDQRLALAPTSQ, from the coding sequence GTGACATCTGAAGAGGAAAGACTGGCCAGCCGCCGCAATTTTCTGCGTGGAAAAATTCATTCAGAAGAAGCAGCCAAGACTGAAGCAGTCCCTAAAACGGGGTTGTCTTCCGCCGCGTCGACCGCTCCGGGAGCCTATTTGATTCAGCTTACCCGAAAGGCTATGGCCTGCCAGTTTGAGGTCTACTTGAATGCTGTAGGCCCGGGAACGGAAACAGAAGCGGGCGTGGCAGCGTTGGACTTGGTGACCGAGTTAGAGCAACAGCTTTCTGCCTATCGCTACGACAGTGAGATTTGCATGTTGGGAGCTACTGCCTATCTGCGACCCCAAGTTGTCGAATCACGACTATTTGAACTGTTGGAGCTTGCGGTCCAGCTTTATCGTGACACAAATGGTGCGTTTGATATTACCGCAGGGCCTTTGATCAAGGCTTGGGGATTCTTTGATCGCGAAGGGAAAGTGCCCGGCGAAGCCGATTTAGCATCGGCTATGAGTCTGATCGGCAGCAATCGTCTTACGCTTGATGAAACACATCGCACGATTCTCTTCGAGAAAGAAGAGGTTGAACTAAACCTGGGAAGTATCGGGAAAGGATACGCGTTAGATCGCTGTCGAGAACAGCTTTGCGAAGCTGGCGTAGCAGATTTCTTAGTCCATGGGGGAACCAGCAGCGTGCTTGCTCAGGGAGTGCGTCGCGATGGAACACAACGCGATGGTTGGGAGGTCGGCGTCCCTCACCCGCTGCGGCCAGATCGCCGGATAGGAACGGTGCATTTGAAAGACGAGGCATTGGGAACTTCCGGTGCGGCGTTTCAAGCTTTCTTCCACGAGGGGAAGAAATACGGGCACGTACTCGATCCTCGGACAGGCCAGCCGGCGACTTCGGTGCTTTCGGCAACCGTGATTGCGTCCTCTGCTGCTCTGGCAGATGCCTTAGCGACGGCATGTTACGTGATGGGACCGGAAGAGACCGAAGCCCTGCTGACGAAGTACCCTGACGTGTCTGTCTTGCTGGTCAAAGAAGGCCGACGCCGTGGGGGTGTCGAAACCATTTTGCTGGGCGACATGGACCAACGCCTGGCCCTCGCCCCGACCTCGCAGTAA
- a CDS encoding lactate racemase domain-containing protein, giving the protein MSLSTPFGDNVTSQCEIDAQHLLANLQADALPASDLAETIVTALSHPVGFPELANASVPGDTILFAFGKEVSDVEGVARGVVRYAQQSNLSDRQFQFLLPCDALTPVVESLKQVVSPLGESVEVLVHQPQDQKSNSFLTSTQENRAIILNRHLCDADVVVPVGVARREGGFNTFGCFSSLYPTYSDIDSQKRWNLPLFVTRPQRRKRRAAEIEEIGQLLGIAVNCLLMPARGGGYSHAVFGEASQVQALAGQQLAEHWQGNLPKLAGVVIALVTGGQLGQTWENAAKTLANVEDLVRPGGAIILATEIRQRPGTAMAQMAESLDFTDFETIMRKSRSEDSAIALQFAKTLSQCKIYFRSALPEDILDQLDLIPVESDVECRKICEHYQDVVIVHDAQYMSLRLAESGLPS; this is encoded by the coding sequence ATGTCCCTCTCGACTCCGTTTGGCGACAATGTAACTTCGCAGTGCGAAATAGATGCTCAGCATCTGTTGGCAAATCTTCAAGCCGATGCTTTACCCGCGTCGGATCTTGCTGAGACGATCGTTACTGCGCTGAGCCATCCCGTAGGCTTTCCGGAATTAGCAAATGCCTCGGTTCCAGGCGATACAATTCTGTTTGCCTTTGGCAAAGAGGTAAGCGACGTCGAAGGGGTTGCTCGCGGCGTGGTGCGGTATGCCCAACAATCTAATTTGTCGGATCGCCAGTTCCAGTTTCTCTTACCCTGCGACGCGCTGACGCCTGTTGTCGAGTCTTTAAAGCAGGTTGTTTCCCCCCTGGGCGAGTCGGTCGAAGTTCTGGTGCATCAGCCACAAGATCAGAAGTCCAATTCGTTTCTCACTTCAACCCAAGAAAACCGAGCCATTATTCTGAATCGTCATTTGTGCGATGCCGATGTGGTGGTGCCGGTTGGTGTTGCTCGTAGGGAAGGGGGATTCAACACGTTCGGATGTTTCTCGTCGCTATATCCAACGTACTCGGATATCGATTCGCAGAAACGCTGGAACTTGCCGCTGTTCGTCACTCGACCGCAGCGCCGCAAACGCCGCGCGGCCGAGATTGAAGAAATTGGCCAGCTGCTGGGGATTGCCGTCAATTGTTTATTGATGCCAGCTCGGGGAGGCGGCTATTCGCATGCTGTATTCGGCGAGGCATCGCAGGTCCAAGCATTGGCCGGCCAGCAATTGGCCGAGCATTGGCAGGGGAACTTACCGAAATTGGCCGGAGTCGTCATTGCCTTGGTGACCGGTGGTCAGCTTGGCCAGACTTGGGAGAACGCGGCCAAGACGCTCGCGAACGTAGAAGATCTCGTTCGGCCTGGCGGTGCGATTATCCTGGCGACTGAGATACGCCAACGTCCAGGCACGGCGATGGCGCAAATGGCTGAATCTCTCGACTTTACCGACTTCGAGACCATCATGCGAAAGTCTCGTAGCGAAGATTCCGCCATTGCCTTGCAGTTCGCAAAGACGTTATCCCAATGCAAAATCTACTTTCGCAGTGCCTTGCCTGAGGACATCTTAGATCAGCTTGATCTGATCCCCGTCGAGTCGGACGTCGAGTGCCGTAAGATCTGCGAGCACTATCAAGATGTCGTGATCGTACACGATGCACAATACATGTCGCTTCGTCTGGCCGAGTCTGGCCTGCCTTCCTAA
- the polX gene encoding DNA polymerase/3'-5' exonuclease PolX: MNNAQIAAKFEILADLLEFQGANSFRVRAYRNAARTIESLSQQISDLLNDSSQKLTDLEGIGKDLADKCKVLVESGKLPQLDELQKKVPPSVLAMLRIPGLGPKKAAVIYKELGISTLEDLKQACQDERVRALKGFGAKTEQTILSGIDLAATADQRVYWAKADKVVQRLRKHLESVEGIEKLTFAGSYRRGKETVGDIDILTVAESSTEAMDRLGEFPEIEEVIARGDTKMSIRLVSNMQVDLRVVPAKSYGAAMQYFTGSKEHNVKVRGIAKQRGLKINEYGVFRVDDDGSESYLAGETEKEVYAALELPWFPPELRENRDEFKLAETGLPELITVDDIVGDMHMHTDATDGLNTLEEMIEASIAKGYQYIAITDHSKRVSMANGLDAERLLDQWKAIDKLRSKYDGKIQILKGLECDILEQGGMDLPDDILGQGDWIIASVHYGQNQSQQQITDRIVGALENPNICIVAHPTGRLINRREPYQVDMEAVFQSAKENNKFVELNANPARLDLNDIYCHAAKEQGIPIGINSDGHKIEGLDVMRYGIMQARRAGLTKADVLNTRSWNDIQKLLGRV, from the coding sequence ATGAACAATGCTCAAATCGCTGCCAAGTTTGAAATATTGGCAGATCTTCTCGAGTTTCAGGGAGCCAATAGCTTTCGCGTACGAGCCTATCGAAACGCGGCTCGTACGATCGAAAGCCTCTCGCAACAAATCAGCGATCTTCTGAACGACTCATCGCAGAAACTGACGGATCTGGAGGGAATCGGCAAGGATTTGGCAGACAAGTGCAAGGTGCTGGTCGAGTCAGGCAAATTGCCACAACTGGATGAGCTTCAAAAGAAGGTTCCCCCTTCTGTGTTGGCCATGTTGCGTATCCCCGGCTTGGGACCGAAGAAGGCCGCCGTGATCTATAAAGAACTGGGGATCTCTACGCTGGAAGACTTAAAGCAAGCATGTCAGGACGAAAGAGTCCGTGCGCTCAAAGGTTTCGGTGCGAAGACCGAGCAAACGATTCTCAGCGGAATCGATCTCGCAGCAACTGCCGACCAACGTGTTTACTGGGCAAAGGCCGATAAGGTAGTGCAACGTCTCCGAAAGCATTTGGAGAGTGTGGAAGGAATTGAAAAGCTCACCTTTGCCGGCAGTTATCGACGCGGTAAGGAAACCGTGGGCGACATCGATATATTGACAGTCGCTGAGTCCTCGACCGAAGCGATGGATCGTCTGGGAGAGTTTCCCGAAATAGAGGAAGTGATTGCTCGGGGAGATACCAAAATGTCGATTCGACTTGTAAGCAATATGCAGGTCGATTTACGCGTGGTCCCTGCCAAGAGCTACGGTGCCGCGATGCAGTATTTCACGGGCTCGAAAGAGCACAACGTAAAGGTGCGCGGGATCGCCAAGCAAAGAGGCCTGAAGATCAACGAGTACGGTGTGTTTCGCGTGGACGATGACGGTAGCGAGAGCTATCTCGCCGGAGAAACCGAAAAGGAAGTCTACGCGGCCCTGGAGCTGCCCTGGTTTCCGCCTGAGCTTCGGGAAAACCGAGACGAATTCAAGCTTGCCGAAACTGGCCTGCCTGAGTTGATCACGGTGGACGACATCGTCGGGGACATGCATATGCATACCGATGCCACCGACGGCCTGAATACATTGGAAGAGATGATCGAGGCATCGATTGCAAAGGGATATCAGTACATCGCGATTACCGATCATTCAAAGCGAGTCAGCATGGCCAACGGATTAGATGCTGAACGCCTACTCGATCAATGGAAGGCAATTGATAAGCTGCGATCGAAATACGACGGCAAGATCCAAATTCTCAAAGGGCTCGAATGTGATATTCTCGAACAGGGGGGGATGGATCTGCCGGACGATATTTTGGGACAAGGGGATTGGATTATCGCGAGTGTTCACTACGGTCAGAACCAGTCCCAGCAGCAAATCACCGACCGAATTGTGGGTGCGTTAGAAAACCCGAATATCTGCATCGTTGCCCATCCGACAGGTCGTTTGATCAACCGACGTGAACCGTACCAAGTCGATATGGAGGCCGTTTTTCAGTCTGCAAAAGAGAATAATAAGTTCGTCGAACTGAACGCCAACCCGGCTCGCCTGGACTTGAACGACATCTATTGTCACGCGGCAAAAGAGCAGGGGATTCCCATCGGCATCAACAGCGACGGGCACAAGATCGAAGGGCTGGATGTCATGCGCTACGGTATCATGCAAGCACGCCGAGCTGGTTTGACCAAAGCGGATGTCCTTAACACGCGATCTTGGAACGACATCCAAAAGTTGCTCGGGCGTGTCTAA
- a CDS encoding outer membrane protein assembly factor BamB family protein, translating into MITRRFCLKTVGLVLGMASFASLARAGDWPQILGPHRNGHAENETLLKQWPPRGPEEVWKKDLGSGYAGPAVADGVVYLFHREGSSELLEAVELKTGKKIWSRDMRASYRPSVNPDDGPRCVPVVTKDSVIVYGAAGILRSVDRQTGKLRWEVDLAGNFGAPDGYFGAGSTPIVYEKSVLVNVGGRNGAGIVAVNLKDGQFQWKSVDDAASYSSPVMATIADRPYAVFVTRMQTVVIDPFTGNVLYGFPFGARGPTVNAATPIVSENKLFVTASYGVGAKLVELDKTQIKPIWENDDTLSSQYNTPVLVGDYLYGIHGREDLGSPELRCVEFATGRLMWSELLPGTAHLIYADKKLIAVTNEGTGILFLPNEKKFAEVSRFRASNDIVRALPALSEGYLLVRETGTGGGPVRCFQIGKSP; encoded by the coding sequence ATGATTACTCGCCGTTTCTGCTTGAAAACCGTAGGACTGGTCCTCGGCATGGCTTCTTTTGCCTCATTGGCCCGTGCTGGAGATTGGCCTCAGATACTCGGCCCCCACAGAAATGGCCACGCCGAAAACGAAACACTACTTAAACAATGGCCCCCACGAGGCCCCGAAGAGGTCTGGAAAAAGGACCTCGGAAGCGGCTACGCAGGCCCCGCGGTCGCAGATGGTGTTGTTTACTTATTTCATCGCGAGGGCAGTTCCGAACTACTCGAAGCGGTCGAGTTGAAGACCGGCAAGAAGATCTGGTCGCGCGACATGCGGGCCTCGTATCGACCTTCGGTCAACCCTGATGATGGTCCCCGCTGCGTGCCGGTCGTGACTAAGGATTCTGTCATTGTCTACGGCGCGGCAGGTATCTTGCGAAGCGTTGATCGTCAAACAGGAAAATTACGTTGGGAAGTCGACTTGGCCGGAAACTTCGGTGCACCTGATGGATACTTCGGTGCGGGAAGCACGCCGATCGTTTACGAAAAGTCCGTTCTTGTGAACGTGGGGGGACGCAACGGGGCAGGCATCGTAGCCGTTAACTTGAAAGATGGTCAGTTTCAATGGAAATCGGTTGACGATGCGGCCAGTTATTCTTCGCCGGTGATGGCCACGATTGCCGATCGACCCTATGCCGTTTTCGTGACTCGAATGCAAACGGTTGTGATCGATCCCTTCACCGGCAACGTGTTGTATGGGTTTCCGTTCGGTGCCAGGGGCCCCACAGTGAATGCCGCGACTCCGATCGTTTCCGAGAATAAACTGTTTGTCACCGCCAGTTATGGCGTGGGGGCGAAACTGGTGGAACTCGACAAGACCCAAATCAAGCCAATCTGGGAAAACGATGACACCCTCTCCAGCCAATACAATACGCCTGTGCTGGTAGGAGACTACTTGTACGGAATCCACGGACGCGAAGACCTAGGGTCTCCTGAGCTGCGATGCGTCGAGTTCGCCACTGGCAGACTCATGTGGTCGGAACTACTGCCAGGAACGGCGCACCTGATCTACGCGGATAAGAAGCTAATCGCCGTGACCAATGAAGGGACCGGGATCTTGTTTCTTCCGAATGAAAAGAAATTCGCAGAAGTCAGCCGCTTCCGCGCGAGCAACGACATTGTGCGTGCGTTGCCCGCGCTGAGCGAAGGCTATTTGCTTGTGCGCGAAACGGGTACGGGGGGCGGTCCGGTTCGCTGTTTCCAGATTGGTAAGTCCCCATAG
- a CDS encoding DNA-directed RNA polymerase subunit alpha C-terminal domain-containing protein — protein MPRIPLNSVDQQHDDLLAKLEMSTAEIGLTVRTTNCLEEKGIFTVRDLLNCTPADLLSISNFGEKTLDEVYSALEGVGFYRHTRQLARATAVAV, from the coding sequence ATGCCACGAATTCCTCTAAATTCAGTAGACCAACAACATGACGATCTGTTGGCCAAGCTGGAAATGAGTACGGCGGAAATCGGTTTGACGGTCCGCACGACAAATTGCCTTGAGGAAAAGGGCATCTTCACTGTTCGCGATCTGCTTAATTGCACACCAGCCGACTTGTTGAGTATTTCCAACTTCGGCGAAAAGACTCTCGACGAGGTCTACTCGGCACTTGAGGGTGTCGGATTCTATCGTCACACTCGCCAACTCGCTCGTGCCACGGCCGTTGCCGTTTAA
- a CDS encoding Hpt domain-containing protein, whose product MTMTNQQLIYSEFGDDEDLGELVEMFVDEIPDRVQTMLEAAETSNWEELGRVAHQMKGAAGSYGFGEITAIAAVLENACRESAPAESIQRGLQDLVSMCLRMRAGTPA is encoded by the coding sequence ATGACGATGACAAACCAACAGTTGATTTATTCTGAATTCGGCGATGATGAAGATCTGGGCGAGCTTGTGGAAATGTTCGTTGACGAAATTCCTGACCGTGTTCAAACCATGCTCGAAGCGGCCGAGACCTCTAACTGGGAAGAACTCGGTCGGGTTGCCCACCAAATGAAGGGGGCTGCAGGTAGCTATGGTTTTGGTGAAATCACGGCAATTGCTGCCGTCTTGGAAAACGCCTGCCGCGAGAGTGCGCCTGCCGAGTCGATTCAGCGCGGTCTGCAAGACTTGGTGAGTATGTGTCTACGCATGCGTGCGGGAACTCCTGCCTAA
- a CDS encoding cytochrome c, translated as MRQFSLILAVGIIATLLGNSSLHAQQAERRAKAPEFNNTTTSIIFFKDVFAEGLQGERPQILSENSQAPAMAPGSPGGGMQSPAAAGSGNAGEWADIISPTTIQDEVKRLNNQLAETVQNVRKFNGGGFEEARRDFSVLAMLFEIVAEHDGDVRWKEFALTARDGFARAGFNSKVGTDNSFKEAKLRAEDLEQLVRGGSLETREADPKATWEAIADRPPLMQRLEIAYQKRLKPMTASESEFKDNVEDILHEAELIAAIGHAMQKEGFEYYDDEDYIGYCQQMQEAALKVVKAVKENNADAARTAAGEVSQACTLCHESYR; from the coding sequence ATGCGTCAATTCAGTCTTATCCTTGCCGTCGGAATTATTGCAACTTTACTGGGCAATTCCTCGCTGCATGCCCAACAAGCAGAACGCCGAGCCAAGGCTCCGGAATTTAACAACACTACGACCAGCATCATATTCTTCAAAGATGTCTTCGCGGAAGGTCTGCAAGGAGAACGTCCTCAGATTCTCAGCGAGAACAGTCAGGCCCCTGCGATGGCACCAGGTTCTCCGGGCGGCGGCATGCAATCGCCAGCCGCGGCAGGAAGTGGCAATGCGGGGGAATGGGCCGACATTATCTCACCGACCACCATTCAAGACGAGGTCAAACGTCTTAACAATCAGCTGGCTGAAACCGTTCAGAATGTTCGAAAATTCAACGGTGGCGGTTTCGAGGAAGCTCGACGAGATTTCTCCGTACTTGCGATGCTCTTTGAAATTGTGGCTGAACATGACGGTGACGTTCGTTGGAAAGAATTTGCCCTGACCGCACGCGATGGGTTTGCCCGAGCGGGCTTCAATTCCAAAGTAGGCACCGACAACTCATTCAAAGAAGCCAAGCTCCGGGCCGAAGACCTAGAGCAACTCGTACGTGGCGGATCACTCGAAACCCGTGAAGCAGATCCCAAGGCAACCTGGGAGGCGATCGCAGATCGCCCACCATTGATGCAACGTCTGGAAATCGCTTATCAGAAGCGTCTTAAGCCCATGACCGCCAGCGAATCAGAGTTCAAAGACAACGTCGAAGACATTCTGCATGAAGCCGAGCTTATTGCCGCGATTGGTCATGCGATGCAGAAAGAAGGGTTCGAATACTATGACGACGAGGACTACATCGGCTATTGCCAACAAATGCAAGAAGCCGCGTTGAAAGTCGTTAAGGCCGTCAAGGAAAACAACGCCGACGCGGCCCGTACTGCCGCCGGCGAAGTTAGTCAGGCCTGTACGTTATGCCACGAAAGCTATCGCTGA